The following are from one region of the Anabas testudineus chromosome 2, fAnaTes1.2, whole genome shotgun sequence genome:
- the gramd1c gene encoding protein Aster-C isoform X1, translating into MMPYFCLSSAAEQMDQISNRSGVASDDITDETTSLVDVRWSSDEESSDPQAQCLAAPQTPVTSYKQRFDEFRKLFKELPESERLVADYPCALQRDILLQGRLYLSENCLCFYTNVFRGTKISLTLKDIASVTREKMARLIPNAIQICTHTEKLFFTSFSAREKSYQAVFRLWQKALTEKPLTSLELWQMVKQHYGQDLGLSHEEMENLQFSAESSMQTSLTVKPGGDDSLARVERTPSIRLSVVEHGPLEASTPHGDDLSSPLVSQSSVNTDDSRNTPSQRRSPIPPVDRLMQERASKRSSLCLDLNANENGVSEQSGSESLGEVEERVGLSQVQGRLYLNKVFHISANKMFEMLFTDSSFTRRFMNVRKITNASFTSWQKDASGNMKRSLNYTITISNPLIGKFSTATENQTLYKESRDGQYYLVDSEVYTHDVPYHDYFYTQNRYYIISNSKRKCRLRVYTDVKYKKQPWGLVKSFITKNSWSGIEDYFRELEAELLEEEAEMNQGGGDNGKMGGLRRRRRTYSRTLPEHMKPNKQYGQDPEQHRDGNMGAMEMKNLYRWNTTTIVAGMSVILLILTVLNLGLFFKLWAMEDVAHRMYLSTKHRLRERSEASFVPEYGPKQEPGFRTKEEMYLLKTVLQDSINLLEQLRSSLVVLQQNFALANRTAAPQ; encoded by the exons ATGATGCCATATTTTTGTCTGAGCAGCGCAGCGGAGCAGATGGACCAAATATCCAACAGGTCAGGAGTGGCCAGCGATGACATTACAGATGAAACAACATCCCTGGTGGATGTCAGGTGGAGCTCTGATGAAGAG AGCTCTGATCCTCAGGCACAGTGCCTTGCTGCACCTCAAACCCCTGTTACCTCCTACAAACAGAGGTTTGACGAGTTTAGGAAGTTGTTCAAAGAACTGCCGGAGTCAGAGAGACTTGTAGCGG ACTACCCATGTGCCCTCCAGCGGGACATCCTCCTTCAGGGACGCCTGTACCTCTCGGAGAACTGTCTCTGCTTCTACACCAATGTGTTTCGAGGAACGAAG ATTTCATTGACCCTGAAAGACATTGCAAGTGTGACAAGAGAGAAAATGGCTCGGCTGATTCCCAATGCCATCCAGATCTGCACCCACACAGAGAAG TTGTTCTTCACTTCCTTCTCAGCAAGAGAGAAAAGTTATCAGGCCGTTTTCCGCCTGTGGCAAAAAGCTCTTACAGAGAAA CCTCTGACCAGCTTGGAGTTGTGGCAGATGGTTAAACAGCATTATGGGCAAGACCTGGGCCTGAGCCATGAAGAGATGGAGAACTTACAATTCTCAGCAGAATCGAGCATGCAGACCAG cctGACTGTGAAGCCTGGTGGTGACGATAGCTTGGCGAGGGTGGAGCGGACCCCTTCCATTCGCCTGTCTGTGGTGGAGCATGGTCCCTTAGAGGCCTCCACGCCTCACGGGGAtgacctttcctctcctcttgtctctcaGAGCTCCGTGAACACA GATGACTCTCGCAACACCCCGTCTCAGAGGCGCAGTCCCATCCCTCCAGTGGACCGTTTAATGCAAGAACGGGCTTCCAAGCGCTCCTCGCTCTGTCTTGATCTCAACGCCAATGAGAATGGTGTGTCTGAGCAGAGTGGCTCAGAAAGCCTGGGGGAAG TGGAGGAGCGAGTGGGTTTGTCCCAGGTGCAGGGCCGACTCTATTTAAACAAGGTTTTCCACATCAGTGCTAATAAGATGTTTGAGATGCTCTTCACTGATTCCAGCTTCACCCGCAGGTTTATGAACGTCAGGAAAATAACCA ACGCCAGCTTTACATCGTGGCAGAAGGACGCCTCGGGAAACATGAAACGGAGTCTGAACTACACAATAACCATCAGCAACCCTCTGATTGGCAAATTCTCCACTGCTACAGAGAACCAG ACGCTGTACAAAGAATCCAGAGATGGTCAATATTACCTTGTGGATTCAGAGGTGTACACTCACGATGTCCCCTATCACGACTACTTCTATACACAAAACCGATACTACATCATAAGTAACTCGAAGCGGAAGTGTCGACTAAG GGTTTACACCGACGTGAAGTACAAGAAGCAGCCGTGGGGCTTGGTCAAGTCCTTTATCACCAAAAACTCCTGGAGTGGCATAGAAGATTATTTTAGAGAGCTGG AAGCAGAACTGctagaggaggaagcagagatgAATCAAGGAGGCGGCGATAACGGAAAGATGGGTGGGCTTCGGAGGAGGAGACGGACTTACAGCCGGACTCTGCCGGAGCACATGAAGCCCAACAAGCAGTACGGGCAAGACCCAGAACAGCACAGAGATGGCAACATGG GTGCTATGGAAATGAAAAACTTGTACAGGTGGAACACCACTACGATAGTAGCAGGGATGAGTGTAAT ATTGCTGATTCTGACGGTGCTGAATCTGGGCTTGTTCTTCAAGTTGTGGGCCATGGAGGATGTGGCCCACCGCATGTATCTCAGTACGAAGCATCGGCTGAGGGAGAGGAGTGAGGCCAG CTTTGTCCCTGAATATGGTCCCAAACAAGAACCTGGATTCAGGACGAAAGAAGAGATGTACCTACTAAAAACTGTGCTGCAGGACTCAATCAATCTTTTAGAACAG
- the gramd1c gene encoding protein Aster-C isoform X2, whose amino-acid sequence MDQISNRSGVASDDITDETTSLVDVRWSSDEESSDPQAQCLAAPQTPVTSYKQRFDEFRKLFKELPESERLVADYPCALQRDILLQGRLYLSENCLCFYTNVFRGTKISLTLKDIASVTREKMARLIPNAIQICTHTEKLFFTSFSAREKSYQAVFRLWQKALTEKPLTSLELWQMVKQHYGQDLGLSHEEMENLQFSAESSMQTSLTVKPGGDDSLARVERTPSIRLSVVEHGPLEASTPHGDDLSSPLVSQSSVNTDDSRNTPSQRRSPIPPVDRLMQERASKRSSLCLDLNANENGVSEQSGSESLGEVEERVGLSQVQGRLYLNKVFHISANKMFEMLFTDSSFTRRFMNVRKITNASFTSWQKDASGNMKRSLNYTITISNPLIGKFSTATENQTLYKESRDGQYYLVDSEVYTHDVPYHDYFYTQNRYYIISNSKRKCRLRVYTDVKYKKQPWGLVKSFITKNSWSGIEDYFRELEAELLEEEAEMNQGGGDNGKMGGLRRRRRTYSRTLPEHMKPNKQYGQDPEQHRDGNMGAMEMKNLYRWNTTTIVAGMSVILLILTVLNLGLFFKLWAMEDVAHRMYLSTKHRLRERSEASFVPEYGPKQEPGFRTKEEMYLLKTVLQDSINLLEQLRSSLVVLQQNFALANRTAAPQ is encoded by the exons ATGGACCAAATATCCAACAGGTCAGGAGTGGCCAGCGATGACATTACAGATGAAACAACATCCCTGGTGGATGTCAGGTGGAGCTCTGATGAAGAG AGCTCTGATCCTCAGGCACAGTGCCTTGCTGCACCTCAAACCCCTGTTACCTCCTACAAACAGAGGTTTGACGAGTTTAGGAAGTTGTTCAAAGAACTGCCGGAGTCAGAGAGACTTGTAGCGG ACTACCCATGTGCCCTCCAGCGGGACATCCTCCTTCAGGGACGCCTGTACCTCTCGGAGAACTGTCTCTGCTTCTACACCAATGTGTTTCGAGGAACGAAG ATTTCATTGACCCTGAAAGACATTGCAAGTGTGACAAGAGAGAAAATGGCTCGGCTGATTCCCAATGCCATCCAGATCTGCACCCACACAGAGAAG TTGTTCTTCACTTCCTTCTCAGCAAGAGAGAAAAGTTATCAGGCCGTTTTCCGCCTGTGGCAAAAAGCTCTTACAGAGAAA CCTCTGACCAGCTTGGAGTTGTGGCAGATGGTTAAACAGCATTATGGGCAAGACCTGGGCCTGAGCCATGAAGAGATGGAGAACTTACAATTCTCAGCAGAATCGAGCATGCAGACCAG cctGACTGTGAAGCCTGGTGGTGACGATAGCTTGGCGAGGGTGGAGCGGACCCCTTCCATTCGCCTGTCTGTGGTGGAGCATGGTCCCTTAGAGGCCTCCACGCCTCACGGGGAtgacctttcctctcctcttgtctctcaGAGCTCCGTGAACACA GATGACTCTCGCAACACCCCGTCTCAGAGGCGCAGTCCCATCCCTCCAGTGGACCGTTTAATGCAAGAACGGGCTTCCAAGCGCTCCTCGCTCTGTCTTGATCTCAACGCCAATGAGAATGGTGTGTCTGAGCAGAGTGGCTCAGAAAGCCTGGGGGAAG TGGAGGAGCGAGTGGGTTTGTCCCAGGTGCAGGGCCGACTCTATTTAAACAAGGTTTTCCACATCAGTGCTAATAAGATGTTTGAGATGCTCTTCACTGATTCCAGCTTCACCCGCAGGTTTATGAACGTCAGGAAAATAACCA ACGCCAGCTTTACATCGTGGCAGAAGGACGCCTCGGGAAACATGAAACGGAGTCTGAACTACACAATAACCATCAGCAACCCTCTGATTGGCAAATTCTCCACTGCTACAGAGAACCAG ACGCTGTACAAAGAATCCAGAGATGGTCAATATTACCTTGTGGATTCAGAGGTGTACACTCACGATGTCCCCTATCACGACTACTTCTATACACAAAACCGATACTACATCATAAGTAACTCGAAGCGGAAGTGTCGACTAAG GGTTTACACCGACGTGAAGTACAAGAAGCAGCCGTGGGGCTTGGTCAAGTCCTTTATCACCAAAAACTCCTGGAGTGGCATAGAAGATTATTTTAGAGAGCTGG AAGCAGAACTGctagaggaggaagcagagatgAATCAAGGAGGCGGCGATAACGGAAAGATGGGTGGGCTTCGGAGGAGGAGACGGACTTACAGCCGGACTCTGCCGGAGCACATGAAGCCCAACAAGCAGTACGGGCAAGACCCAGAACAGCACAGAGATGGCAACATGG GTGCTATGGAAATGAAAAACTTGTACAGGTGGAACACCACTACGATAGTAGCAGGGATGAGTGTAAT ATTGCTGATTCTGACGGTGCTGAATCTGGGCTTGTTCTTCAAGTTGTGGGCCATGGAGGATGTGGCCCACCGCATGTATCTCAGTACGAAGCATCGGCTGAGGGAGAGGAGTGAGGCCAG CTTTGTCCCTGAATATGGTCCCAAACAAGAACCTGGATTCAGGACGAAAGAAGAGATGTACCTACTAAAAACTGTGCTGCAGGACTCAATCAATCTTTTAGAACAG
- the atp6v1ab gene encoding V-type proton ATPase catalytic subunit A, whose amino-acid sequence MDMSKLPKIRDEERESQFGYVHGVSGPVVTATAMAGAAMYELVRVGHSELVGEIIRLEGDMATIQVYEETSGVSVGDPVLRTGKPLSVELGPGIMGSIFDGIQRPLKDINDITKSIYIPRGVNIGALNRDLKWDFSPSKSLRVGSHITGGDIYGMVYENSLIKHKIMLPPRNRGTVTYVAPPGNYDVTDVVMELEFEGVKEKFTMVQVWPVRQVRPVTEKLPANHPLLTGQRVLDALFPCVQGGTTAIPGAFGCGKTVISQSLSKYSNSDVIIYVGCGERGNEMSEVLRDFPELTMEVDGKTESIMKRTALVANTSNMPVAAREASIYTGITLSEYFRDMGYNVSMMADSTSRWAEALREISGRLAEMPADSGYPAYLGARLASFYERAGRVKCLGNPEREGSVSIVGAVSPPGGDFSDPVTSATLGIVQVFWGLDKKLAQRKHFPSVNWLISYSKYTRALDEYYDKHFPEFVPLRTKAKEILQEEEDLAEIVQLVGKASLAETDKITLEVAKLIKDDFLQQNGYTPYDRFCPFYKTVGILSNTIAFYDMARHAVETTAQSDNKITWAMIREHMGEILYRISSMKFKDPVKDGEAKIKAEYAQLLEDMQNGFRTLEE is encoded by the exons ATGGACATGTCCAAGCTGCCTAAGATCagggatgaggagagagagagccagtTTGGATACGTCCATGGAGTCTCCGGACCAG TGGTGACAGCTACAGCCATGGCTGGAGCAGCCATGTATGAGCTTGTCCGTGTCGGCCACAGTGAACTAGTGGGAGAGATTATCAGGCTGGAGGGAGACATGGCCACAATCCAGGTCTACGAGGAGACAT CCGGCGTGTCCGTTGGCGATCCCGTGCTGCGGACAGGGAAACCTCTCTCGGTGGAGTTGGGTCCAGGAATCATGGGATCCATCTTTGATGGTATCCAGCGACCCCTAAAGGACATCAATGACATCACAAAAAGCATCTACATTCCCAGAGGTGTGAACATTGGAGCCCTCAACCGAGACCTCAAGTGGGACTTTTCTCCCAGCAAGAGCCTGCGG GTCGGTAGTCACATCACTGGAGGAGACATCTATGGTATGGTGTATGAGAACTCCCTCATCAAGCACAAGATCATGCTGCCTCCCAGAAACCGAGGCACTGTGACCTACGTGGCTCCTCCTGGAAACTACGACGTCACT GATGTGGTGATGGAGCTGGAGTTTGAGGGGGTGAAGGAGAAATTCACCATGGTGCAGGTGTGGCCTGTCAGACAAGTGCGGCCCGTCACAGAGAAGCTACCCGCTAACCACCCGCTGCTGACTGGACAGAGAGTGCTGGATGCCCTTTTCCC ATGTGTGCAGGGAGGAACCACAGCCATCCCAGGAGCCTTTGGTTGTGGTAAGACTGTGATCTCCCAGTCGCTGTCCAAGTACTCCAACAGCGATGTCATTATCTACGTAGGATGTGGGGAGCGTGGTAACGAGATGTCAGAAGTACTTCGAGACTTCCCTGAG CTGACTATGGAAGTGGACGGGAAGACAGAGAGCATCATGAAGAGAACGGCGCTGGTGGCCAACACCTCCAACATGCCTGTTGCTGCCAGAGAAGCCTCCATTTATACAG GGATCACGCTGTCTGAGTACTTCAGAGACATGGGATACAATGTGAGTATGATGGCTGACTCCACCTCCCGTTGGGCTGAGGCACTCAGGGAAATCTCTGGCCGTCTGGCTGAGATGCCTGCTG ACAGTGGTTATCCTGCCTACCTGGGTGCCCGTCTCGCCTCCTTCTACGAGCGTGCTGGCAGGGTGAAGTGCCTGGGCAacccagagagagagggcagcgTTAGTATTGTAGGAGC TGTGTCGCCTCCTGGTGGTGACTTCTCTGACCCTGTTACTTCAGCCACACTTGGTATTGTGCAG GTGTTCTGGGGTCTGGATAAGAAGTTGGCTCAGAGGAAGCACTTCCCGTCTGTGAATTGGCTGAtcagctacagtaaatacactcGTGCTCTAGATGAATATTATGACAAGCACTTCCCCGAGTTTGTGCCCCTGCGTACCAAGGCTAAGGAGATcttgcaggaggaggaggacctgGCTGAGATTGTGCAGCTTGTTGGAAAG GCATCACTGGCAGAGACAGATAAAATCACTCTGGAAGTAGCCAAACTGATCAAAGACGACTTCCTGCAGCAGAACGGTTACACTCCTTATGACAG GTTCTGTCCCTTCTATAAGACAGTGGGCATCCTCTCCAACACGATTGCTTTCTACGACATGGCGAGGCACGCGGTCGAGACCACAGCTCAGAGCGACAACAAGATCACCTGGGCCATGATCAGGGAGCACATGGGAGAAATCCTATACAGGATCAGCTCGATGAAATTCAAG GACCCGGTAAAGGACGGCGAGGCAAAAATCAAGGCCGAGTACGCTCAGCTGTTGGAGGACATGCAGAACGGCTTCCGTACATTGGAGGAATAG
- the naa50 gene encoding N-alpha-acetyltransferase 50 isoform X2, whose protein sequence is MKGRIELGDVTPHNIKQLKRLNQVIFPVSYNDKFYKDVLEVGELAKLAYFNDIAVGAVCCRVDHSQNQKRLYIMTLGCLAPYRRLGIGTKMLNHVLNICEKDGTFDNIYLHVQISNESAIDFYQKFGFEIIETKKNYYKRIEPADAHVLQKSLRSPCAPPTGELHKAE, encoded by the exons atgaaagg CCGAATCGAACTGGGGGATGTTACGCCCCACAATATTAAGCAGCTGAAACGCCTGAACCAGGTCATCTTCCCTGTCAGCTACAACGACAAGTTTTACAAAGATGTACTGGAAGTTGGAGAGCTCGCAAAGCTAG catACTTCAATGACATTGCAGTGGGAGCTGTGTGCTGCAGAGTGGACCATTCTCAGAACCAGAAGAGGCTGTATATCATGACACTCGGCTGTCTAGCACCCTACCGTAGACTTGGAATTG GTACAAAGATGCTGAATCATGTGCTAAACATCTGTGAGAAGGATGGCACTTTTGACAACATTTATCT TCATGTTCAGATCAGCAATGAGTCAGCCATTGACTTTTACCAGAAGTTTGGCTTTGAGATCattgaaacaaaaaagaattaCTACAAGAGGATAGAGCCTGCAGATGCCCATGTGTTGCAGAAGAGTCTGCGTAGTCCATGTGCACCTCCAACCGGAGAGCTTCACAAGGCAGAATAG
- the naa50 gene encoding N-alpha-acetyltransferase 50 isoform X1 produces the protein MKGSRIELGDVTPHNIKQLKRLNQVIFPVSYNDKFYKDVLEVGELAKLAYFNDIAVGAVCCRVDHSQNQKRLYIMTLGCLAPYRRLGIGTKMLNHVLNICEKDGTFDNIYLHVQISNESAIDFYQKFGFEIIETKKNYYKRIEPADAHVLQKSLRSPCAPPTGELHKAE, from the exons atgaaagg TAGCCGAATCGAACTGGGGGATGTTACGCCCCACAATATTAAGCAGCTGAAACGCCTGAACCAGGTCATCTTCCCTGTCAGCTACAACGACAAGTTTTACAAAGATGTACTGGAAGTTGGAGAGCTCGCAAAGCTAG catACTTCAATGACATTGCAGTGGGAGCTGTGTGCTGCAGAGTGGACCATTCTCAGAACCAGAAGAGGCTGTATATCATGACACTCGGCTGTCTAGCACCCTACCGTAGACTTGGAATTG GTACAAAGATGCTGAATCATGTGCTAAACATCTGTGAGAAGGATGGCACTTTTGACAACATTTATCT TCATGTTCAGATCAGCAATGAGTCAGCCATTGACTTTTACCAGAAGTTTGGCTTTGAGATCattgaaacaaaaaagaattaCTACAAGAGGATAGAGCCTGCAGATGCCCATGTGTTGCAGAAGAGTCTGCGTAGTCCATGTGCACCTCCAACCGGAGAGCTTCACAAGGCAGAATAG